The Achromobacter deleyi genome has a window encoding:
- a CDS encoding DUF2946 family protein — protein sequence MDQSVKDALARWPNVPAVYGWLSLDARGRWRLHPQGQAADGGPGESITNSQILEFINRNYAHDEAGRWFFQNGPQRVFVRLDAAPHVLRLADDNRSLLTHTNAAVESVDGWWLDDEGQLYAMTPLGAGIVLDRDLPPLLEKMTTQDGAPLLDALADLAPGQSIAAGYPGIHAAAPLQSISRRDLPERLGFNPNPAADPA from the coding sequence ATGGACCAATCGGTGAAGGACGCTCTGGCCCGCTGGCCCAATGTGCCAGCGGTATACGGCTGGCTGTCGCTGGACGCGCGGGGCCGCTGGCGCCTGCATCCGCAAGGCCAGGCGGCCGACGGCGGTCCGGGCGAGTCCATCACCAACTCGCAGATCCTGGAGTTCATCAACCGCAACTACGCGCATGACGAGGCGGGCCGCTGGTTTTTCCAGAACGGGCCGCAGCGGGTGTTCGTGCGTCTGGACGCCGCCCCCCATGTGCTGCGCCTGGCCGACGACAACCGCAGCTTGCTCACGCACACGAACGCGGCGGTCGAATCTGTCGACGGCTGGTGGCTCGATGACGAAGGGCAGCTCTATGCCATGACGCCGCTGGGCGCCGGCATCGTGCTGGACCGCGACCTGCCGCCGCTCCTGGAAAAGATGACGACGCAAGACGGCGCCCCCTTGCTGGATGCGCTGGCGGACCTGGCGCCAGGCCAGTCCATCGCGGCCGGATACCCCGGCATCCATGCCGCCGCGCCACTGCAATCCATCTCCCGGCGGGACTTGCCTGAACGCCTGGGATTCAATCCGAACCCCGCGGCCGATCCCGCCTGA
- a CDS encoding DoxX family protein, which produces MIDNRTAPYAALLLRVALGVMFLAHGLTKLLVFTLPGTAQFFAKIGFAGWLAYPVTFFEVGAGVLLILGIVPRWVAAIAVVQLFVASTVHFGNGWGFGNTGGGWEYPIFLTVAAAVLALLGDGKFALVKSSRG; this is translated from the coding sequence ATGATTGATAACCGTACCGCGCCCTATGCCGCGCTGCTGCTGCGCGTGGCGCTCGGCGTGATGTTCCTGGCCCATGGCCTGACCAAGCTGCTCGTCTTTACGCTGCCGGGCACCGCGCAGTTCTTCGCCAAGATCGGCTTTGCCGGCTGGCTGGCCTATCCCGTCACGTTCTTCGAAGTCGGCGCGGGCGTGCTGCTGATCCTGGGCATCGTGCCTCGCTGGGTCGCCGCCATCGCGGTGGTGCAGCTCTTCGTCGCGTCGACCGTGCACTTCGGCAATGGCTGGGGGTTTGGCAATACGGGTGGCGGTTGGGAATATCCGATCTTCCTGACCGTGGCCGCAGCCGTGCTGGCCCTGCTGGGCGACGGCAAGTTCGCGCTGGTCAAGAGCAGCCGGGGCTGA
- a CDS encoding LysR family transcriptional regulator produces MDTHTAMQTYAKVVELGSFAAAADKMGQARSVVTRQIAYLEQKYGVRLLNRTTRKLSMTDAGRAFYERVRPILAEVADLELSLQAEGQRPSGRLRVSAPVSFGILHLGPAIAEYLQRYPDVVIDLDLNDRVVDLVEDGYDVAVRIGPLLDSSLVARPLAPQQLLVCAAPSYLKRHGAPAVPEDLKQHRCLHYAYASTGNEWHFEKDGVTHLVRVNAALRANNGDVLRTAALAGHGIILQPEFLVGDDIRAGRLTALLTDYAHTPISMVAVYPHRRFLSPKVRSFVEHLEERFGSPSPAAPGRRAMTRRSR; encoded by the coding sequence TTGGATACCCATACCGCCATGCAGACCTACGCCAAGGTCGTGGAATTGGGCTCATTCGCGGCCGCGGCCGACAAAATGGGCCAGGCGCGCTCCGTGGTCACCCGGCAGATCGCCTACCTGGAGCAGAAGTACGGAGTACGGCTGCTGAACCGCACCACCCGCAAGCTCAGCATGACGGACGCCGGACGTGCGTTCTATGAACGCGTACGTCCGATCCTGGCCGAAGTGGCGGACCTGGAACTGTCGCTGCAGGCGGAAGGCCAGCGGCCCAGCGGCCGGCTGCGTGTCAGCGCCCCCGTTTCGTTCGGCATCCTGCACCTGGGGCCGGCCATCGCCGAGTACCTGCAGCGCTATCCGGACGTGGTGATAGACCTGGACCTGAACGACCGCGTGGTGGACCTGGTGGAGGACGGCTACGACGTTGCCGTGCGGATCGGGCCGCTGCTGGACTCCTCGCTGGTGGCCCGGCCGCTGGCGCCCCAGCAACTGCTGGTTTGCGCCGCGCCGTCCTACCTGAAGCGCCACGGCGCGCCGGCCGTGCCCGAAGACCTGAAGCAGCACCGCTGCCTGCACTATGCCTATGCCAGCACCGGCAACGAATGGCATTTCGAGAAAGACGGCGTGACGCATCTGGTGCGGGTGAATGCGGCACTGCGCGCCAACAACGGCGACGTCCTGCGCACCGCCGCGCTGGCCGGCCACGGCATCATCCTCCAGCCGGAGTTCCTGGTGGGCGACGATATCCGCGCGGGACGCCTCACGGCGCTGCTCACCGACTATGCCCATACCCCGATTTCCATGGTCGCCGTCTACCCTCACAGGCGCTTCCTGTCGCCCAAGGTAAGGTCTTTCGTCGAGCACCTGGAAGAGCGCTTCGGCAGCCCGTCTCCCGCCGCGCCCGGGCGGCGCGCCATGACCCGCCGCAGCCGTTAG